From a region of the Leptospira venezuelensis genome:
- a CDS encoding deoxyguanosinetriphosphate triphosphohydrolase has product MQKDRNQIIQAENSLLAGYAVLQDETGGREYKEEEHPYRIPFQRDRDRVVHSSAFKRLQYKTQVFVYSVGENYRNRLTHTLEVAGISRTIASALGLNSLLAETIALAHDLGHTPFGHAGQDMLSDLMGEFGGFEHNKQSVRIVTILETRYPEFPGLNLSKETLKGMMKHGAEYDGSMLGKERKSEGPSLEAQCADVADEIAYTSHDIDDGLEMGYLKAGDLNSLSLWAETSETVRRKFPKLDGKVLVRTVIRELTNSMVSNMIQTIESRISEWKISNRSDLNLAFQEGKRIATYEPSYGEKVRELKSFLYKTLYRHPSVVVTSDRGRDILEKLFFHFRKQPDSIPETYKRRIEKEGLERCVCDYVAGMTDRYAEEMASTIE; this is encoded by the coding sequence GTGCAAAAAGACAGAAACCAAATCATCCAAGCCGAAAATTCTCTACTTGCGGGTTATGCAGTTTTACAAGACGAAACCGGCGGACGAGAATATAAGGAAGAAGAACACCCGTACCGTATTCCATTTCAAAGAGATAGAGATAGGGTAGTTCACTCTAGCGCATTTAAAAGATTACAATATAAGACACAAGTTTTCGTCTATTCAGTTGGAGAAAATTATCGTAATCGTCTGACTCATACTCTAGAAGTTGCCGGAATTTCTAGAACGATCGCTTCTGCATTAGGACTCAATTCATTACTTGCAGAAACGATAGCACTCGCTCACGATCTGGGGCATACACCTTTTGGACATGCCGGGCAAGATATGCTTTCCGATTTGATGGGAGAATTTGGTGGATTCGAACATAATAAACAATCAGTTCGAATCGTTACTATACTGGAAACACGTTATCCGGAATTTCCGGGATTGAATCTTTCCAAGGAAACCTTAAAAGGTATGATGAAGCATGGGGCAGAATATGACGGATCTATGCTTGGAAAAGAAAGAAAGAGCGAAGGTCCGAGTTTAGAAGCGCAATGCGCGGACGTAGCGGATGAGATTGCATATACAAGCCATGATATCGATGATGGTTTGGAAATGGGTTATCTAAAAGCGGGAGATCTGAACTCACTTTCTCTTTGGGCTGAAACTTCTGAAACGGTAAGAAGGAAGTTCCCAAAACTGGATGGAAAAGTTTTGGTTAGAACTGTGATCCGAGAACTGACCAATAGTATGGTCTCTAATATGATCCAGACAATAGAATCAAGGATCTCTGAATGGAAAATTTCAAATCGGTCTGATCTGAACCTTGCCTTCCAAGAAGGAAAAAGGATCGCAACCTATGAACCTTCTTACGGGGAGAAGGTCAGAGAATTAAAATCTTTTCTATACAAAACTCTGTATAGACATCCATCTGTGGTCGTCACAAGTGATAGGGGAAGAGATATTCTAGAGAAACTATTTTTTCATTTTAGAAAACAGCCAGATTCCATTCCGGAAACCTATAAAAGAAGAATAGAAAAAGAAGGCCTGGAAAGATGTGTATGCGATTATGTAGCAGGTATGACTGACAGATACGCGGAAGAAATGGCATCTACTATCGAATAG
- a CDS encoding DedA family protein, whose translation MDLVNIPDLVNFFSRFGNEFSYLAVFSTLILCGFGLPIPEDISLVSGGVLAGLGYANEHVMFGVGMAGVLVGDGSVFLLGRVFGEKVLQIPFIAKFLTPERFAKVQEKFSQYGNWVVFMARFMPGLRMPIYLTAGTSDRISFFRFLFLDMFAAAISVPIWVYLGHYGAKNLDQLSNLVHQGQITIFALLGILVLGLVLYFAIKKKRSAN comes from the coding sequence ATGGATCTAGTTAATATTCCGGATTTAGTCAATTTTTTTTCCCGCTTTGGGAATGAGTTCTCTTACTTAGCAGTTTTCTCCACTCTGATCCTTTGCGGTTTCGGCCTTCCTATCCCTGAGGATATTTCTTTGGTTTCCGGAGGAGTTTTGGCAGGCTTAGGATATGCAAATGAACATGTAATGTTCGGCGTCGGAATGGCTGGAGTTCTTGTAGGAGACGGTTCCGTATTCTTACTCGGAAGAGTTTTTGGGGAAAAGGTATTACAAATCCCTTTCATCGCAAAATTTTTGACCCCGGAAAGATTTGCCAAAGTACAGGAAAAGTTTTCCCAATACGGGAATTGGGTTGTGTTTATGGCAAGGTTCATGCCAGGACTTAGAATGCCTATCTATCTAACAGCAGGAACCTCGGATCGAATTTCCTTCTTTAGATTTTTGTTTTTGGATATGTTCGCTGCAGCGATTTCTGTTCCGATCTGGGTCTATCTAGGGCATTACGGTGCAAAAAATTTAGACCAATTAAGTAACTTAGTTCACCAAGGACAAATTACAATCTTTGCATTATTAGGAATTCTTGTATTAGGCCTAGTTCTATATTTTGCGATTAAAAAGAAACGTTCCGCGAATTAA
- a CDS encoding HNH endonuclease, which produces MDVLTQPVLVLNATYVPVAIRTVKDAVILLILRKAELIKDEKGLFIRSEKLKLSTPRIILLTDYYKVPKRKHKLSRENIFLRDDHECVYCKRKLPSSKLTLDHVIPKSRWEEIPREKKPKDYHTWENLVTACKDCNSKKGNKLLQELKWEIPENRSTNKRRFPQFSVSTQLVEKFGWADYIRS; this is translated from the coding sequence ATGGATGTTCTAACCCAACCTGTGTTGGTGCTGAACGCGACCTATGTCCCGGTTGCGATCCGAACCGTAAAAGACGCCGTTATCCTTCTTATTCTTAGAAAAGCAGAACTTATTAAAGACGAAAAAGGCCTATTTATCCGGTCCGAAAAGCTGAAACTATCCACTCCGAGGATCATTCTACTCACCGATTATTATAAGGTCCCTAAACGTAAGCATAAACTCTCTAGAGAAAATATATTCTTAAGAGATGATCATGAGTGCGTCTATTGCAAACGTAAACTTCCTTCTTCCAAACTCACTTTGGATCATGTGATCCCCAAAAGTCGTTGGGAAGAGATCCCACGTGAAAAAAAACCGAAAGATTATCATACCTGGGAAAACCTGGTTACTGCTTGTAAGGACTGTAATTCCAAAAAGGGAAACAAACTTCTACAAGAACTCAAGTGGGAGATCCCTGAAAATCGGTCGACAAACAAGAGACGTTTTCCACAATTTTCAGTATCCACCCAATTGGTCGAAAAATTCGGCTGGGCGGACTATATACGCAGCTAA
- a CDS encoding LIC11661 family lipoprotein, producing MNLFLSRRMNTFFSILLLIFSLFSCYNYSANRIVTTPPTLVGITLIGTGVYELRLRAGNPEAFFSGYTLYTGSSVDASRNPSDFSSGKACQLPLNMLPNQPREYSIEVNPTAGPLAVPGAGENTNRVCKIVATLNPGDYVTLRSSVISLDLNSGTKDIYVFSMPSNTLQVP from the coding sequence ATGAATCTTTTTTTATCCAGAAGAATGAACACATTCTTCTCCATCTTACTACTAATCTTTTCTCTATTCTCTTGTTATAATTATTCCGCCAATCGGATCGTTACGACTCCACCCACTTTGGTAGGAATCACTTTGATCGGCACAGGAGTATATGAACTCAGACTTAGAGCAGGAAACCCAGAAGCATTTTTTAGCGGTTATACTTTATATACCGGAAGCAGTGTAGACGCATCTAGAAACCCTTCTGATTTTTCTTCAGGGAAAGCATGCCAACTTCCTTTGAACATGCTTCCGAACCAACCTAGAGAATATTCTATAGAAGTAAATCCAACTGCTGGACCACTTGCTGTTCCGGGTGCAGGAGAAAATACGAACAGAGTCTGTAAGATTGTAGCTACGTTAAATCCTGGAGATTACGTAACCCTTAGGTCTTCTGTCATATCTTTGGATTTGAATAGCGGAACAAAAGATATTTATGTATTCTCCATGCCTTCGAATACATTACAAGTTCCTTAA